A genomic window from Triticum urartu cultivar G1812 chromosome 7, Tu2.1, whole genome shotgun sequence includes:
- the LOC125525245 gene encoding uncharacterized protein LOC125525245 produces the protein MELFQHGQHVRLRSRALGTYLHADDDGQGASLHHRRASMNAAWAVHVHHPPRAQVPYLLLHSAAYGLYLAATDGPAPVGLRGFRVELRSYDHREADAVCWTASRTGSGDDVRLQHFNLGCLRANGKYLPWNNGASIGHIDGASTMMHWVVEPIPARETMPPLPRSTGLTLPRAVLPSRQIVYVWTDNHGDLITSGWHTFRGRSVFRLRKELARLLNAVQVLGVGDLVLCLPTRDGRLFPLLVDLPNNRQPLHVVVVIAGTPLHARLRYADVDAE, from the exons ATGGAGCTGTTCCAGCACGGCCAGCACGTGCGGCTGCGGAGCCGCGCGCTGGGCACGTACCTGCACGCCGACGATGACGGGCAGGGCGCCTCCCTCCACCACCGCCGGGCGTCGATGAACGCGGCGTGGGCGGTGCACGTGCACCATCCCCCCCGCGCGCAGGTGCCGTACCTGCTCCTCCACAGCGCCGCCTACGGCCTGTACCTCGCCGCCACGGACGGGCCGGCGCCGGTGGGCCTCCGCGGGTTCCGCGTCGAGCTGCGCAGCTACGACCATCGCGAGGCGGACGCGGTCTGCTGGACGGCCAGCCGGACGGGGTCCGGGGACGACGTCCGGCTCCAGCACTTCAACCTCGGCTGCCTCCGCGCCAACGGCAAGTACCTCCCCTGGAACAACGGCGCCAGCATCGGCCACATCGACGGCGCCAGCACGATGATGCACTGGGTCGTGGAGCCCATCCCCGCCCGGGAGACCATGCCTCCCCTCCCACGTTCGACCGGG CTTACCCTCCCCCGGGCCGTGCTGCCGTCGCGGCAGATCGTGTACGTGTGGACGGACAACCACGGGGACCTCATCACCAGCGGCTGGCACACGTTCAGGGGGAGATCCGTGTTCCGCCTGAGGAAGGAGCTGGCCAGGCTGCTCAACGCCGTCCAAGTCTTGGGCGTCGGCGACCTCGTCTTGTGCCTCCCCACACGTGATGGCCGGCTTTTCCCACTCCTCGTCGACCTGCCCAACAACCGCCAGCCCCTCCacgtcgtcgtcgtcatcgccGGGACGCCTC TTCACGCGCGGCTGCGGTATGCGGATGTCGATGCAGAGTAG